Below is a genomic region from Candidatus Wallbacteria bacterium.
GCCAGGCTTTGATTTCACTGCGCAACAAGGTATAAGTGCTGGGATAGAATCCTATCGTGGCTTTGCTTAGAGTACTGAGTTCATCTTCCGATGGTGACTCATTACCCGATGTTTTAAATATCCAGCGCAGGTATTCCAACACCCCGTCAGGGTCCGGATCCAGCACAGGAATGATCAGATCCCCTGCTCGCCCAGGTCTTCTAAGGTCGGGAGACAGCAGGTGGATTCTGGCGGTCAGGAGCAGCCAGAATATCCTGCCCCTGTAACGGGTGTCTGCCATCATGTTCTGGATTTTTCCGGTCAGTCTCCGCTCAGTAGAATGAGAATCAGGACCCAGGTCGCCGAACTGCGTATCTGCTTCATCCACGAAGATCATCACGCGGTACAGGGCTTCCAGCACCCGCTTCAGCCGCTCAAAAATCACGTCTGTCTGTCCGAACCACTGAGAACGGATGTTCTTCAGCACCAGAACAGGAATTCCAAGGGAGGCGGCCACAGCTTCAAAAATAAATGTTTTCCCGACTCCGATCGGTCCGGAAACAGCAGCTCCTGACAGGGAACTGTCGCCACCGGCCCTGATCCTGGGGATCAGGCTTTTTTTCAGGAAATCCTTTAATTTGGCGGCTCCAATTACGTCCTTTTCCAGGTCGTGGGCAGGTCTCTTGAATTCCACCACATCCTCACCGAGCTGGGCTTTAATGAAATTTTCCACTCCACAGACGACATCGCTGATTTCAATGCGCTGTTCATTGCCGATGGCCTCTTTCATCAGTTGCCGTAATTCGTAAAGATTTAGTCCTGCAGAGATTTCCGCCAGTTCATTCTCTCCAGCCCAAAGTTTGAGTTTGCGATCTTCAGCCTGATTGAAGAATGAAATATAGTGCTTTCTCATCTCCAGATCAGGCAGCGGGATCTCAATCAGTTTTACGAAAGGCAGCCTGGAAATCTTCTGATTCACAACACTGGCGGATTCAGACAGCAAAATCACTGCATCCGGCCCTTCGATGAAGCTCTGGTCTGAAAACCAGTCCAGGCCTATGTTGATCCTGTGCCTGTCACCAGGCGGCAGGTCCGGAATATTCCCTTCAGGGATCAGGACTTCGGCCGACTCAATGAAAATGATCAGATCCTTTTCCAGGAAAGGCTTGCCGGTTTTGGGATCCTTTGTCCGTGAACACAGGCAGAATTGACGCAGAATTTCCAGGGATGCCGTAGGATAGCGATCCAGGCTGTATAAATTTTCCTCGAATTCGTCTTCGAG
It encodes:
- a CDS encoding ATP-binding protein, which codes for MSEAPTYAFLRELARSVNSRASNSLLISGNINDLYYLDDSRGYVPLIDFLKEKWSAAPGKIILVNQLNGFIGFPNPESRKLLKKSWVFWKLSQQSDADLKTLEDEFEENLYSLDRYPTASLEILRQFCLCSRTKDPKTGKPFLEKDLIIFIESAEVLIPEGNIPDLPPGDRHRINIGLDWFSDQSFIEGPDAVILLSESASVVNQKISRLPFVKLIEIPLPDLEMRKHYISFFNQAEDRKLKLWAGENELAEISAGLNLYELRQLMKEAIGNEQRIEISDVVCGVENFIKAQLGEDVVEFKRPAHDLEKDVIGAAKLKDFLKKSLIPRIRAGGDSSLSGAAVSGPIGVGKTFIFEAVAASLGIPVLVLKNIRSQWFGQTDVIFERLKRVLEALYRVMIFVDEADTQFGDLGPDSHSTERRLTGKIQNMMADTRYRGRIFWLLLTARIHLLSPDLRRPGRAGDLIIPVLDPDPDGVLEYLRWIFKTSGNESPSEDELSTLSKATIGFYPSTYTLLRSEIKAW